A single Phragmites australis chromosome 4, lpPhrAust1.1, whole genome shotgun sequence DNA region contains:
- the LOC133914484 gene encoding mulatexin-like, which produces MRPSSLLAVALLLATIVLAIVNAEEYTIAAPAPSPLPLAASPPSPPPPVVSPPPPPPPPPPVKPPAWSPVTDVNDRTVRQVGQFAVHAYCLSTGARLVFVNVVSGQTQPYNDGNSYQLVITVAGPGAKTTRYSVSVWGILGTTTWQLRSFAPM; this is translated from the coding sequence ATGAGGCCGTCGTCTCTTCTTGCCGTTGCTCTCCTGCTTGCCACCATCGTCCTTGCAATCGTCAATGCCGAAGAGTACACGATTGCCGCTCCAGCACCAAGCCCACTCCCACTAGCGGCAAGCCCGCCATCGCCACCTCCACCGGTGGTtagccctcctcctcctccaccgccgccaccaccggtGAAACCTCCGGCGTGGTCGCCCGTGACGGACGTGAACGACAGGACGGTCCGGCAGGTCGGGCAATTCGCCGTGCACGCCTACTGCCTCAGCACTGGGGCGCGGCTGGTGTTCGTGAACGTCGTCAGCGGCCAGACCCAGCCGTACAACGACGGGAACAGCTACCAGCTGGTGATCACCGTGGCTGGCCCCGGCGCGAAGACGACTCGGTATAGCGTGTCCGTGTGGGGTATCCTTGGCACGACGACTTGGCAGCTCCGGTCCTTCGCGCCCATGTAA
- the LOC133916822 gene encoding uncharacterized protein LOC133916822 yields MADIALLVVEEFEKRVKRGAHGEGSGEAAGSGSSRRNFGAVAKVWGSWVESASASASGVRVNVAVQLRELEPKTGLGWAAFDGLFSA; encoded by the coding sequence ATGGCGGACATCGCGCTGCTGGTGGTCGAGGAGTTCGAGAAGAGGGTGAAGCGAGGAGCCCACGGCGAAGGCAGCGGCGAGGCGGCCGGGagcggcagcagcaggaggaactTCGGGGCGGTGGCCAAGGTGTGGGGCTCGTGGGTGGAGTCCGCCTCCGCCTCGGCGTCCGGTGTGAGGGTCAACGTCGCCGTGCAGCTCAGGGAGCTGGAGCCCAAGACCGGCCTCGGCTGGGCAGCATTCGACGGCCTCTTCTCCGCTTAA